The genomic region ATCAACCATTTCACTTCCACCCTCGATCTTAACGGCTTCAGCTCCTGATTTCAACATTAAACCAGCATTCCTAACAGCTTCCTCAATACTTACTTCGTAGCTTAGGAAAGGCATATCACCAACAATTAATGCTCTAGGCTTAGCTCGAGCAACACTTGAAACATGTAATAGCATCATATCCATTGTTACAGGAATAGTAGATGGTAATCCATGAACAACCATTCCAGCACTATCCCCGACAAGAATGATGTCAACACCTGCTTCATCAACAAGTTTGGCGAATGGATAATCATAAGCTGTTACCATAACGATTTTCTTCTTTCCCTTCATTTTCAATATATCTCTAATTGTTATCTTCTTCAATGATTAACACCTAGTAGTATAATTGATTAGCTAGATTATTATGATTTATTATAATTATTCTTCATATAGGATTCCTCTATTAAGTGAACAATACGTGTTATAACTCCATTAACCGATTTCTCCCCTACATGTTTAGCTATGAATCCATTAATATAATCTATCTCCGTAGGCATATTATTGATTACATCTTGTGCCATACTTGAATAGTTTTCCGAAGTATTCTCTGATCCTCTAAAAATAGTTGTTAGAAGCCTTTCCTTATCAAGTTTGAAACCATGTTTCTCCGCAGCAATAATTAGTTCATCAATTATTTCTTCTGCAAGTATTCTCCCATACCGTGTTAGAACTATTTTGTTCTTAGAACGTGTTATTGCAGTTAATGGATTAATAACAGCATTTACTCCAAGCTTTATCCATCTGTATAAATCTATATTTGATGTTACTCGGAAATCGCATCCTCCCCTATTAAGAATATTCATTAGCTCTAATAACTTAGATGTGAATCCTCTCCTACTTCCCGCGATAATTGTTCTACCGCCATGGTGAACTATATAGTATTTATTTATTCGTTCAGCTCCGATGAACACTACTCCTCCAGCAATGTATCGGTTAAATATTTTTTCTTCAACTAATTCCAAGCTGCCGAAACCGTTTTGTAACATTAAGATTAATGAGTCTTCACTAGTTATCTTATGCATTAAGTTAATTGTGTCTTTGACATTATATGCTTTCACAGTATTTATTATGAATCTGCATTTACCAATAGGTTTTGTATAGTGGACAGGAATTATGGGTACGAGATATTCTTTATCACCATATTTAATTGTTAAGCCTCCATTCTTCATTATTGCTTCGACACTTTCAATGCTTCGATAATATACTGGTATATTAGTTATTCCTCCCCTAAAAGAATAATAAGCTATTATCCCCCCTATGCTTCCTCCTCCAATAACGCATAGATCATAATACTGCAATGTATCCACCTCTTCCTAATTAAATTATGATCAAAACATTTTTAACAAGCTCTAAACAAGTTAGTTCACTTGATTAATCATATAAGATTATCTGTATTATTTCCTCTAGTTCGGAAAGATTCTCGGCAAAAATATATATAACGGGTTCTAAACCATATCCGCCCTTATCCCCTATAATCTGGGGTTTTTCTCTGAGTGCCTTCTCGATGTCTGACCAGAATTCTTCCAGTGTTTTATGTGGTCCAGACTCTGTTACTTTATAGTTTTTGTTGGCGAGTTTATCCAGTATTAGTTTATCATATACAATATTCATTGCGGCTCTATATTTCTCATTATACTTTGTAGCGATGAGTAGGATTCGTGATAAATGCCTGCTACCACCATATATTGGTTCCCCAACAGCTTTGATTCCTCCGCCGACTCTTAGTATTCTGCCGGATAACCCGATTATATCACTTATATCTCTTGGTTTATGTGGAGAAAACACTATGTTGGAGCCGACTTCTGGTATTAGTCTAGATAAGTTGTATTTTGATAACAACGTTGATACAAATGATCTATAATGTTCTATGAATGGATCAACAATTATTGTGTCGCGGCAATAATCTTTTGCACCATGTTTTATCCGGCACAAATACTCCATGGATAACTCGTTTACAATACTGCTCATCAATAGAACTAGTTTTATCTGTTCCTCTTTTAAAGCAGTATATAATATTATGTTTAAATAACTGGTTATTTTATCGAGGTCGAATCCATGAGATAATAGGAGATTATAATAGTACTCTTCAGGTTTACTCAAATACTTATGTACTTGGGGCTGAGTTATTCCTAGTAGTTTAGCTATTCTTCTTTGGCTAAACCCTTCTTTTGAGAGAGAATGAACTAGCAATCCTTTTAGTGGCGGTATAATTATTCTAGCCGCTATTTCCTGAAGTAACAAGATCCTTCAACTATTACTCACGCTTCTTCATATTCTTTTTCATTAGACATTAGTGGTTTTTCAATCTTCCTCTTAATAGTTCTAGAAGCTCCTTCCTCTATTTTAGAAGCTATTCGCTCAGCTAGAGATATTATCTCCTGTAGCGTCATTATTTCTTTGCTGAAGACATCTTCGTAAGCCATCATTTCTTCCAGTATACTAGTGATCTTGTCTAGGTCTCCGAAAACTATTTCTCGGAACACTTTTTTATCTATAGCGTTAAGTGAATCTTTCATAGATAATCTTCTCAGAGTATTTAGGAGTCGCGATGGCTCCATGCTTTTATATTTTATAAGCAACAGTCTTAAACGGGGTTCCTCAGCTTCCTCTACACCACTATATTCGAGGAGAGCTTTTCTAATAGATTCTAGATCGACAAAGCTCCACCATTTCTGAGAGCTACTACTATAGCTTTTCTCTATAAGACCATATTCTTTCTCAAGTATTCTGATAAGATTTGCTGGATTATAGATTATGCCTTGTCTCCTAAGTCTGAAAACGAGGTGTTTAAAACTAAAATCTCCTAGTCTATGATCTATTCCTGGATCGAGAGCTATATCGATAGCTGTTCTCAGAACTATGTATCCCTTATCTCCATAATTGCTTAGAAACTCCAGCGTCCTCAGCTTGATAAGGTCGCTCATATCTAGGAAACCCACCATTTCTACTAGTGTGGGTAGGAATATATTAATTCTCCGGTTATATGATATGTTAAGTATTAGATTATGATTCGAACAACTAGGTAATACTGGGCTGTATGCATTGAGTGATTATAGGCTCCAAGTAATTGATCTACATAAGATCTATAATAATAAAGTATATGCTGTTAAAGGAATAAGTTTCAATATTAAACCAGGCGAAATATTTGGATTAATAGGTCCTAATGGAGCAGGAAAAACAACAACACTCCGAATAATAGCTGGCTTATTAAAACCTACAAGGGGAAAAGTATTATTTGAAGGAGTAAACCTGCATGAAAACATAGATATAGCTAAGAAAAATATAAGCTATCTTCCCGAAGAAGCAGGGGTTTATTCTAGGTTAACAGGTTATGAACACTTAAAACTATATGCTATGCTCTACGAAGTAGAAGACATAGAGGAAATGATCAAATATGGTGCTGAACTTAGTGGTTTAGAAGATAAATTAAGAGAGAGAGCTGAAACATATAGTAAAGGTATGAAGCGCAGACTACTGCTAGCTCTAGTATTGATGAGGAAACCGGCTATGGCCATACTTGATGAGCCAACTAGTGGATTAGACGTCTACGCATCTGTAAAAGTTAGGCAGATGATAAAGGAATATGTTAAAGAAACAAATTCATCGGTATTGCTCAGTAGTCATAATATGTTAGAAGTTGAATACCTATGTGATAGAGTCGCATTTATTTATCAAGGCAAAATATTTGTTGAAGGAACACCGAAGGAGATAAAAGATCTATATGGTGCTGATAACTTAGAAGAAGCATTCGTAAAAGCAGTAGAGGAAACCAGGAAATGAGGACCACATATTTTATAAGAGTACTTATGTGGAAAGAACTCACAGACCTAATTAGGGATAGGAAAACATTGTTTACAAGCATACTTCTACCATTAATAATGCTTCCCCTAATCGGATTACTAGGCGTAGCACTAGTTACACAACAACCAGTTCTAATAGCAATAATTGATCTTGATAATTCGAGTTATCATAATGACTACTTAAATATAACATATAATTCATCATGGGTCGTCTCTAATCTAACCAATGTCTTATCTCGTTATGGATACAACTATACTATTTCCAGTAATGAAAGCATAGTTAAGAATCCAAAAATAGACTTAGCAGTTGTTATACCGGAGGGTTTCGCTAAAAACTCCACATTACTAAATACTACTGCTAGAATAATTATTTATAGGAAAGCAGGTGTTCAAGCAGCTGAGAGAGCTGAAGCAACTGTTAATGGTGTCATATATTATTTATCCATAAGGTTATCTGATGAAAAGATCAATTCATTGTCTAGAATACTAAATATTACAATTGTACCACAAGCTCTTAGAAACCCTATACAAACCAGGACTGAAGTTGTCACAATAACCGGTGTTCCAGCACAACCAGGATTCGAATTAAAAGCTACCTTTGCAAGAATACTTGTTTTAGCCCTTAGCTTCGTGGTGACTCCAGCTGCATCATACGTTATAGATGGTATAGTTGGTGAGAGGGAGAGAAAAACCATGGAACTACTTATATCGAGCCCTGCCCCCCTTAATTCAATTATTTATTCTAAAATGATTGCTGCTACAATTCTTGGGTTAATAACGGCTGTTGCTGATGCTTTGGGATTAGTAGCTTATATGTTCTTATTGAGTATTGCTTCAGGAGTTGGTCTTGGCTTAATAGTTGATCCTATGCTTTTACTAATACATTCCATAACGGCTTTCTTCACAATATTAGCAACTATAACTATAGCATTACCCTTCATTACTAGAACCAAGGGTATACGGAGTGCATCAAATATTGCTGGAATAGTGACAACTATTGGGATAGTATTCTTCTTTACAGGCTTCTTCGTAGACTATATAAGGCTTCCTTCAGAGATACTTTATCCATTATATATAGTTCCATATGTTCATAGCATACTAGTTATACAATCATATATGCTCGGATATGTTTTGAGATCAATTATTCATATAAGTGTATTAGCAATTGTTAGCATAGGATTACTAGTATTAG from Staphylothermus marinus F1 harbors:
- a CDS encoding ketopantoate reductase family protein, producing the protein MQYYDLCVIGGGSIGGIIAYYSFRGGITNIPVYYRSIESVEAIMKNGGLTIKYGDKEYLVPIIPVHYTKPIGKCRFIINTVKAYNVKDTINLMHKITSEDSLILMLQNGFGSLELVEEKIFNRYIAGGVVFIGAERINKYYIVHHGGRTIIAGSRRGFTSKLLELMNILNRGGCDFRVTSNIDLYRWIKLGVNAVINPLTAITRSKNKIVLTRYGRILAEEIIDELIIAAEKHGFKLDKERLLTTIFRGSENTSENYSSMAQDVINNMPTEIDYINGFIAKHVGEKSVNGVITRIVHLIEESYMKNNYNKS
- a CDS encoding ABC transporter permease, with protein sequence MRTTYFIRVLMWKELTDLIRDRKTLFTSILLPLIMLPLIGLLGVALVTQQPVLIAIIDLDNSSYHNDYLNITYNSSWVVSNLTNVLSRYGYNYTISSNESIVKNPKIDLAVVIPEGFAKNSTLLNTTARIIIYRKAGVQAAERAEATVNGVIYYLSIRLSDEKINSLSRILNITIVPQALRNPIQTRTEVVTITGVPAQPGFELKATFARILVLALSFVVTPAASYVIDGIVGERERKTMELLISSPAPLNSIIYSKMIAATILGLITAVADALGLVAYMFLLSIASGVGLGLIVDPMLLLIHSITAFFTILATITIALPFITRTKGIRSASNIAGIVTTIGIVFFFTGFFVDYIRLPSEILYPLYIVPYVHSILVIQSYMLGYVLRSIIHISVLAIVSIGLLVLATKTINTEKLLIAQS
- a CDS encoding ABC transporter ATP-binding protein is translated as MSDYRLQVIDLHKIYNNKVYAVKGISFNIKPGEIFGLIGPNGAGKTTTLRIIAGLLKPTRGKVLFEGVNLHENIDIAKKNISYLPEEAGVYSRLTGYEHLKLYAMLYEVEDIEEMIKYGAELSGLEDKLRERAETYSKGMKRRLLLALVLMRKPAMAILDEPTSGLDVYASVKVRQMIKEYVKETNSSVLLSSHNMLEVEYLCDRVAFIYQGKIFVEGTPKEIKDLYGADNLEEAFVKAVEETRK
- a CDS encoding thiamine-phosphate synthase family protein, producing the protein MLLQEIAARIIIPPLKGLLVHSLSKEGFSQRRIAKLLGITQPQVHKYLSKPEEYYYNLLLSHGFDLDKITSYLNIILYTALKEEQIKLVLLMSSIVNELSMEYLCRIKHGAKDYCRDTIIVDPFIEHYRSFVSTLLSKYNLSRLIPEVGSNIVFSPHKPRDISDIIGLSGRILRVGGGIKAVGEPIYGGSRHLSRILLIATKYNEKYRAAMNIVYDKLILDKLANKNYKVTESGPHKTLEEFWSDIEKALREKPQIIGDKGGYGLEPVIYIFAENLSELEEIIQIILYD